From the Hemitrygon akajei chromosome 24, sHemAka1.3, whole genome shotgun sequence genome, the window agttagaacgctccccgcggtacatctgtagaaacaagGCTGAAAAATGGAGGAAAAGAACTGAATaaaggaggaagagggagagtAAATAAGGGGCAATTTAAGGAGAAGTGAGAGACGGGCATATCCTTGAAGGAGAGAAATGGGAATGCAGGAATAAAGGTAACACTATAAGCAGGCCAAATATTATTTTGCATGCACCTGATGAAAATGTTGATGTCTAATCAAGTACAGAAAAACTTGAGCCTCTGACTCACTTTGAGTAGCGCAAACGTCACCCAAAATAGATTTGTGGTCAGTCCTTTGTACTGTAAGTTTAAACCACAAAGTTTCACAACAAGATGGAGagatatctctaccaaaggaggtgtgagataCTCCTTCCCTCTACTAGCCTGCAGATCTCCCTTCGGCAAGGAgtaacacctgcttagctccccgatcagggtcacgtgaagccacgggaagaggtggtggatggtcggatgagcagctggtgcgtatcacaagtcctggttatgcgaccactgacgccggacagacaatttctgaagagtactGGTAATGGCTGAGGGGTGAGGGTCACCCGACTTGTAAAGATGTTGGCCAGAAgatgacaatggcaaaccacttctgcacaaacatttgccaagaaccatCATGCTCATGGaaggaccatgatcgcccacgttatACGACATTgcgcataatgatgatgtcatatgacatggcgcataatgataatgatgagtTTCTatagcctttttaaaaaaaaaatcacccaatTTCTGTGGTTTGAGTAGGATTTGCCAACACAATTTACCCACCTTTAAGAACAAAGGGAAGTCTTTATACAGAATCTGAAGAAGAGAACCTTTCTCTTTGCCCTGTTCATCCTTTCAATTAAATCATCCTAGGTGCACACAATGTTTCTAGATATCTCCAATAaaattccaccgagatgcaacactgagcgtcataggaagtcattcctacctgtggccatcaaactttacaactcctccctcagagtgtcagacaccctgagccaataggctggtcctggacttgtttccacttggaataatttacgtattatttaattatttatggttttatattgctatatttcgacactattcttggttggtgcgactgtaacaaaacccaatttccctcgggatcaataaagtatgtctgtctgtcaataaagaaaaaaaagacactCACAGACGTTAATAAGAATCAGTGAATCCTTAGTACAAAAGTGAAATTCAAAGGACACTGGAAACTATCGTATTATAAGAAATTTAATGCGGGTATAAACTGACTGTAtatcaagaaagcagcatccagcattaaagatcctcaccatccgaGACTTGCCCTCggggaggtacaagagcctgaagacccatattcaacgattcagaaacagcttcttccccgacccctcatcaggcttctgaacagtCTACTGATACTGCTGTGCTATTCATTTTTAAGGCTTTATATATTTATCTTTGTGCACTACTGCtgaaaagcaacacatttcatgtcatacaaggcagtgataataaatctgatccaGGTCCTAACTGGACATTACAGACATTGTtagacaggcccttccagccaaggGCTGGTAGCCAAGAATAAAAATTGCATTGCTATAGAGTTAGCAGCAGAGGACATAACTGTCTTAAGAAACTGATTACATTTTGGCAagtgatatttgtaataaagTGACCCTCTTGAACTTTGAGCCAAGCAAAcataaagggaaaaaaattggGTGTAATTTCATACAACTTTGGTATGGTTAGCTGGAATCACATTTAATCCTAACCTCTCCTAGGGCACAATTTCACCAGAATTATTAAGCTTGAGCAATTTACATTGAAAATACTACTAGAGTGGTTTACAatcaagagaatatctgcagatgctggaaatccaagtaacacacacacacacacacacacacacacacacacacacacacacacacacaaaatgctggaggaacacagcaaaataaaataggcatccgttagtctcgtgagaccatggatttgcgcctttggaaggtttccagggcgcaggcctgggtgAGGTTgcatggaagactggcagttgcccatgctgcaagtctcccctctccacaacacCGATGTTcttcaagggaagggcactaggaccagTGTCATCGcaaagcaatgtgtggttaagtggctTGCTCAAGGACATAACACGCTgcttcagctgaggctcgaattagcgaccttcagatcactagaccaacaccttagccacttggccacgtgccaacggaggaagtcagcaggccaggcagcatctatggaaaagagtatagttgacgttttgggcccagacccttcatctgcactggagaaaagaaaagcttcagtcctgatgacgggtctcagcccaaaccgtcgactatactcttttccatatatactgcctggcctgctgagttcctagtTTGTGTGCATTGGGTGCTTTACATCCAGTTTCTTGTGTTAAGTAACTTGTGATGTGTGTGAatccagtcgacgtttcaggctgagacccttcttcaggactggaaaggaagagggaagaagccagattaagaaggcaggaggaggagaggaagaagtacaaggtggcaggtgataggtgaaaccgggagagggggagggagggaagtatggagctgggaagttgattggtggaagagataaagggctggagggaatctgataggagaggacagaagaccatggaagaaagggaggggggaggagcaccagagggaggtgatgggcagggaagcAGATAAGGTgtgagggggaaatgggaatggggaatggtgaaggagaggagggaggggggacaattaccagaagtttgagaaatctatgttcatgccatcaggttggaggctacccagatggaatacaaggtgttgctcctccgacctgagtgtggcctcattacggCAGTAGAGTTGGGGAGAAAACCGTCTTTAATTAACTTGCACTCTTCCATTTTATAGCCTTGTCTAATGATAagaggtgtagtggcatcagcgctggaccaCGGGGTGGGAggtcccaagttcaaatccagccagctcccattaagagctggtgatctcttaaaaaaaagaaaaaaactcacccggcagaaggcaatgaAGGTAACTTGCCTAGTACGCGATTTCCCAATACGTCAGAGCGGCGTGGAAGGAAATCGTCTGCTACCGGGAAAAAATTCTGGATGCGACATACCTACCTACTAATGATACAAGACCACCAACAGACTAGTGATAGCAAGATCTTGCGCTGAATTTATCTCACAGAGCTGCTGCCATCTTCATCAATGATGGCAAAAGTGCAGGATATGAAACCATCACTGCACACTGATGGTCAGAATATTGATGTCCTGTCGGAGATACTTGTGTGCTACAGGGATGTGGCACAAGCGGCCCTGGATTGTGAAGGGCAACTGGAGCTCAGGTGTGAAGTGTACCGCACCTCACACGAGAGTCTTCTCCCACTGAACAGCTGAAGTTTGTCTACGCACCATTACCAAAGGAAATAGTTTCTCTCCATTATTCATCAAAAACATCTCATGGAAGCCATGATTTGTATTCATAGAAATAAAAGCCAATCTTATTTCATAATTCCAGCATCACTCTAGTGAATATATGCAGTCCCAAGGCTAATCTCTGCACTTTGACACACTGTTCTTACTGTTAAAATGCAAGGTTCATACCTCAGGAAGCGAGGGTGGTTTGACCTGATTTTTGTCTGGAAGAGAAGAGTTAGAAGGATTTTTAACAGGGATAGATGGTACTGAGAGAGTTCCTTTGCTAAGTCGTTTAGGAGGCCGAGGTGGAGGACATTGTGATTGAGTAGACCCTTTCCACAGGTTATAGTACATGAAGTTGGTTAATTCTTCTACTGTGGCCACACGTTCGTAGCAGAAGCCTTCTCCACAATAGTCTTCCAAGACTTGGACAGTCATAGTCACCCATTCTACTGGGATTGAGAAGCACTCAGAAGGATTGTCCAGAGAGCTGACAATTAAAGTAGGCATCTCAAAGATCTCCTCCAGTCTGATTGTTGGGAAGGATGTCAAGGTGTCATTCGGTAAGAAAGGATCTTTAGACGTGACCTTAACTTGTAAAGGGAGTTTGAATTTTTCATATATTTCTGAgattttgtatttctttgtgtCACGGAGTTCTTCTACAAATCGACCCTCCAGGTAAAGGGGAAGCTTAAGAATCTGGGAAGCATCCCCctcctcctcatcctcctcctctgggACCTTGCTGCATACAACCACATCCAAATTCTGAAGGACACCATCAATGGTCACTTGTGAAGTACTCTTAAGCATAGTAACCAAGCGGTCCCCAACACAGAGAGAAGATAATTCATCTTCATTCCATGTGCAGTCATTTGTAACCACAATGCATAATGGGTCTTCTTCGGTTATGGCATTGCTGAGATCAAATACAGTTGGAAACTCCCGTGGACGTCTTTTGAAAGTTCCCTTATAATGttcagagattagaaaatgaTGAGAAATCTTCTTGTGCACTGATGTTGCAAGAATTTGCTTCAACACCACTTTCTTGTAAATTATTATATTTCTACCCTTTCTAAGTAAACTGAACCATTCAGCTTTGAAAGGAAATTGTTGGTCTGGGGCATCCACAATCTCAGCGATTATTGGAAACGTGTCTTGAGGTTGGTTTGAAATATCAGTCAATGACAACGGTTTGATGAATGTAAGATCTTTCTGTTCCTCCGTGACATCCCTCACGTCAACTTCCAAAGTTGAGGGTATTTTCACGATCTCTTTTCTGTCTGTAGAAAGATATTTATATAAATGAGTATCTTTTCAGATGGTATACATAAATGTCAAACATCCTATGCATtattccaaagattcaaagtacatttattatcaaacgatgtataaattatacaaccttgagatttgtttgcttataatttataactcaggtcctctagactTGGCAACATACTTCTAAATTTTCTCcttactctttcaagcttatttacaacttcctgtagataggtgaccaaaactgcacacaattctccaaatttggtctcaccaatgtcttatacaacttcaacataacatcccatctctcaTACGCAATACTTTGActtctgaaggccaatgtgccaaaagctttgttAACAACCCTATCTATCTTTGATACTACTTTCAACaaatatggacctgtattcttagatccctttgttctaccacacttgtcagtgccctacctttcaccatgtaagacctaccttggttggtcctcccaaagtgcacgatagcctttcttgctgtccactacacccccccccccccccaatcttggtgtcatctgcaaatacgctgattcacaaagcaagaaatctgAAGAACCCAAATAAAGACAGaccaagaagaaaaaaataagaatttggatggcagtggggaagagtCACATTGTAAAAAACATCCTAGGATGAAGGTTGGTGTATGCAAATAGAAATATATTATACTTCAGGAGAGACAAACTAGGAAATTCCTATAATGCCATAGCTCTGCAAAACCCAAGAGAAAAAGGGGGATTAACAGGTGAGCAATTTATTAGCCCTTTCTTTATTTTTCACTATAAATTAAGAAAACAAACTTTCAAATGTGACATCAAATCAAAACTCTGTtggcttagagtcatagaaaagtacaaaacagaaacaggccctttggcccatctagtctgtgcggaaaccatttaaactgccaattcccattgacttgcaccggGACTATAcacccacagccctccatacccctaccatccatgtacctatccaaacttcccttaaacattgaagtTGAGCTtacattcaccacttgtgctggcagcttgttctacactctcaTCACAATCTTTGTGAAGAggtttctcctcatctgcccttTAATCTTTAtaccttcacctttaacccatgacctctagtaatAGTTCCatcacccaacctcggtggaaaaagccctCAGAATtgtatatatctctatcaaatctccactcaatctcctatgttccaagcaataaagtatttcatttaaatgtttccttataactgaggtcctccagagctggcaacattcttctaaatttccatactctttcaaccttatttacatctttcctgtagggttggtgaccagaactgcacacaatactccaaattaggcctcagcaatgtcttatataacttcaacataacatccacaaacaaaatatattttgtgtgtgttgcttggatttccagcatctgcagattttctcttgtttgtgattcaacATAACATCGCATCTTCTATACttcatactttgatttatgaaggacaatgtgccaaaatctttcttaatgaccctatctacccgtgacgccacttacaaaaaattatggacctgtattcccagatccctttgttctaccgcacttgTCAGTGCCCTACTGTacaagacctatcctggttggtcctaccaaagtgcaagacctcgcagttgcctgcattaaattccacctgccatttttcagcccatttttccagccttCCTCgccgtccactacacccccaatcttggagccatctgcaaatttgctgatccagttatccACATTTCTAGTTTCCTCAAGAAAATATAAAAGATTCCATGCCATtaatttgacaatagacaataggtgcaggagtaggccattcagccctttgagccagcaccgccattcaaggtgatcatggctgatcatccacaatcagtaccccattcctgcgctctctccatatcccttgattccactAAGAGCTCTATCTGaccctttcttgaaagcatccagagaattggcctccactgccttctgaggcagagcattccagagatccacaactctctgggtgaaaaactttttcctgaactccattctaaatggcctaccccttattcttaaactgtggcctctggttctggacccccccaacattgggaacatactcccccaacattgggaacatttgGAATAGAGAAAGAAAGTTATCCCCATTGCCCTGGAAACTAAAAATTACTAGGAAAGATAATCTAGTCAGTAAGATGTTAGAGCTTGCTGTACACACTTTGCCTACACTACAATAGCTAGTACACTCGAAGTGTTAAATCTTGTGCTGCAAAGCAGTTTGAGATGCCAGGAGACTATAAAAATGCAACAGAAAGGTAGAACTCTCTCTATTTAGCAACACTGGTTGGGAATAGATCAGCAGAAGTTAGTCCAATCACCTTACACTGCCAGCAATCATCAGTCAGGTTCAACCcctgccactgtctataaggagtttgcacgttctcttcATGACCGCAAGGGTTTCTtcccggtgctctggtttcctccctcattccagagGCGTAATGGTAGTGTATGTGTTAGTAAGTTACGGGCCTGCTAGGTTGACATGGAAACGTGACACACACTTGCCCCAGTGCAAACCTTGCTGACTGGACTTGGTGCAAAACAGCACATTTGACTGTTGGTTTCAATATTTTGATGCACATGAGACAAATAAAGCCAGTGTTTACTATTTTAGTGATATTTACTTCCATTGTTAATATCTACCAAAAGAAGGGAAAACTTTCAAATAATTTAGAAGAGGAGATTCATATACCAGAGAAACATCAAAGAACATCAAGCATCATAGAAaccttggaaggacaaaccaaggtagaacatacaaggtaaatggtaggacactaaggaatgcagtagaacagagggatctgggaatacagatacacaattccctaaaagtggcgtcacaggtagataggtttgtaaagagagcttttggcacattggcctttataaatcagagtattgagtataagagttagaatgttgacaaacaaaattctaggggcgtatagcccgatgggagttcggggagctgggttaagcacaataggcagtgattcaaacagagagaggagaaatgggctaaaaattctatatgtgAATGCactaagtgtcagaaataaggccgatgagcttgaagctcaggtgcgaatgggtaactatgatgttgttgggataacggagacatggctgcagggagatcagatcTGGGAAATGAAtttacaagggtatacgtgctataaatagggacagaaatgtgggcagagggggtggggtggctctgttggtgaggaatgagattcagtcctttgcaaagggggacataggatcaggagaagtagagtctgtgtggatagaactgaggaacagtaagggcaaaaagactctaatgggtgttgtctacaggccaccaaacagtagcatggatattgggtgcaagttgaatagggagttaacattggataatggctggggtcacccgtcttgtaaagacactgcccagaaggaggcaatgacaaactacttctgtagaagaatttgcTAAGAActgtcatggtcatggaaagaccatgattgcctacatCATATGAAACAGCACACAATGAATGAACAACGCTCTCAATTGATAGAATCAGAAACTTTTAGATATAGAAAGCCAGCTGACCTCTTGTTCTTTGAAAAGACTATATTTACAATTTAATATTTGTACTTATTTTTgtcttgctcaatttagtaacttatAGATGAAAGGGTAAAGTGGAGATTTTCATCTTCATGGATAATCAGattatatattaaaataaatcacgaacaagagaaaatatgagacgctggaaatccaaacaacacacacaaaatactggaggaactcaacatgccaggcagcatctatggaaaagagtacagtcgacgttctgggccaagacctttcatcaggaggaAAATATTAATTTATTCTGCATTGACAGACAATATCACTGCACACCACGTTTCCAGGAATATTTAtccacattctacaggggatgtatcaagagcatcctgagcagctgcatcactgtctagttcggaaattgcaccatctcggatcgcaagaccctgcagcggatagtgaggtcagctgagaagatcaccggggtctctcttcctgccatcacggacatttacactacacgctgcatccgcaaagctaacaacattgtgaaggaccccactcacccctcacacaaactcttctccctcctgccatctggcaaaaggtactgaagcattcgggctctcatgaccagactgtgcaacagtttcttcccccaagccatcagactccttaatactcagagtctagactgacatctacatcatctattattatattgaaacttgtcctctactgtgcccattgtcttgtttattaattattgtactgccttgCACtgatttgtgcactttatgtagtcctgtccagtttttatgttgttttacgtagtctagtgtagccttgtgctgactcacatagtctagtgtagttttttgtgttgtttcaggtagcagcagggtcctggaggaacgttgtttcgtttttactgtgtactggacCAGcaatttatggtcgaaatgacaataaacttgacttgatttccAGTCACCTGGTCTTCAGTGGCTTTGTATATGATTTATCTGTGCCCTTTTGAAATTTCAGGACTTTTCTCCTGGAGATACCTGGATTCCACTCTCTACCAAATATCATTTTATTTTTGCAGGTATAACTCTGCATATGCTTATATAATCCCAAGTCATATGGTTGCATATCCTGTAAAATCTATAATGAAAGGGGAGTATAAATTACTGGATAGTCCTGAGGTTCAAGACCACTTACAGGTGGAGCTGCTGCATTTCTCTATCTACATTTTTCAGGAAGCTGGAATTTTTCCACATGAATGCAGGAGGGATTGAATTGAAGCCCAAAATTATCTCAGGCTCTGTCGCTGGAACAGCTAGTTAGAATTAAACAGCATTGGAAATGATCCCTTTGATCCAGCTTATCCAAGGGAGCATCAAGTACTAATCTCATTTCCAGTATTTGGTCCAGGTCAGGGGAACAAGAGTACGATAATGCTACATCATCCCACCGTGAAGAGCTTATCATGAAACGCTGACCCCCACCTTTTGCCCTCTTCAAATCAGCAGTGGATCGGGAAGCCTTCGGATCTTACTGATACCTCCAGCTTGTCCCCTGTAAGCCATGTCTCCGTGAAACACAGAatgcagcaattcctcatttccctccaatacaacaatcttgcccttaggtcctCAATCTCGTtctccagagactgtacattttcTAACAAGATACTACGTAGATGAAGTTTTACACCTCGATGCTTtagtctggcttggagtcctcctTCCTCCCTCTTTTCCCGCTGTGGTGAGGTACCTTCAACTACTTAAAGATGCTGCAAGTTAAGTCTACCTAGTCCTTCAGAAGACTGTAAAAATTGCTAGTTTATTTCACATTGCTTAAGTGAAAACACATGTTGTAAATTGCATCGATAGTAGTTCAGAACaggtacaagaccataagacataggagcaaaattaggccattcagcccatcaaatccactctgccatttcatcatgggtgatcctggatcccattcaaccccatacacctgccctctcgccATATtccttgatgccccgaccaacccctcaattttaaggctgtaCTTTCTggctctggatacccccacccgaggaaacatcctctccacatccacgttatctagtcctttcaacatacagggggtttcaatgagatccccaagcattcttctaaattccagtgagtacaggctcaaagctgccaaacgctcctcatatgttaacccccttcgttcccagaatcatccttatgaagctcctctggactctctacaagcgcaacacatcctttctgagataagggacccaaaactgttgacaatatctAGGCATATCTAgaaggtaggtgtgtgtgtgtgtgtatgtgtgtgtgtgtgtgtgtgtgtgtgtgtgtgtgtgtgtgtgtgtgtgtgtgtgtgtgtgtgtgtgtgtgtgtgtgtgtgtgtgtctttggatttccagcatctgcagtctcatgtTTACCATTTGCTTCCCCACTGTGAAGTCTCAGTGAGGGTTGCCTACCCTAAAGATGTTTAAATCTCCTCTTCAAGGGGAGTTCAGTGGGACACTCTCTCACCTCTCCAACTCTTCGACCACGAACTCACCCAGACATGTATAGctatcctcctcctcccccccagtAAAGgtgtcttccccttccctttccagccctgaaagagagtcttggtccaa encodes:
- the themis2 gene encoding protein THEMIS, whose translation is MAEFHHSDFEIVALEDYISSLDFSTLPRILEIHSGVYFQGSVYEISGNECCLSTGEFIKIVHVELQKVVCEKVDDKSKFDLPLNYPGNFKLIPEEFPFSSIEEIIKSREIEEGGSEVITFQSLTDIVTEHAVVRKGNPITIISTKLYEGHMYADCTVNSSSEQYHVWLPLLLKGHFNECEDNKLYTVKEIIESKTLTKRRVKLVETEGVCTPSHFNGELIISPVYEIQAIMNHRKEIVKIPSTLEVDVRDVTEEQKDLTFIKPLSLTDISNQPQDTFPIIAEIVDAPDQQFPFKAEWFSLLRKGRNIIIYKKVVLKQILATSVHKKISHHFLISEHYKGTFKRRPREFPTVFDLSNAITEEDPLCIVVTNDCTWNEDELSSLCVGDRLVTMLKSTSQVTIDGVLQNLDVVVCSKVPEEEDEEEGDASQILKLPLYLEGRFVEELRDTKKYKISEIYEKFKLPLQVKVTSKDPFLPNDTLTSFPTIRLEEIFEMPTLIVSSLDNPSECFSIPVEWVTMTVQVLEDYCGEGFCYERVATVEELTNFMYYNLWKGSTQSQCPPPRPPKRLSKGTLSVPSIPVKNPSNSSLPDKNQVKPPSLPERTYACPNSNTATKSKTLPMGKLFSKQYAEATPNEYTKAQKRVKKKTPQVPKVPSNETAEELSCEYDHDYESLEEVVPGALNKKAQIPFNEVTEESNFDSDHDYEQVEGINLMTLQSMRIWTP